A stretch of DNA from Malus sylvestris chromosome 9, drMalSylv7.2, whole genome shotgun sequence:
CCCGTGGTGACAACACTGAAACTTCAACCTTCGTTTTGATGCAagacaagaaaaaaatattCAGTGATTTGTTTGACAaacaagttaattaattaaaatcagAATTAAATTATGTAATTAACCTACTTGCAGAGAGGTAACACTGCGTTCGAGCTCTGATATGTATTGTAGCTTCCTCACCCGTGATCTTTGTGCAGATTGTCTGTTCGCCAAAATTCTAATGCAACACACAATAAAATTATGTAATTAGGAACTaattaaataacaaaattaattaaactcacatatagatatataatatgtatatatatacacacgcatatgtatatgtgtgtgtgtgcatgaaGATTACCTCTTGACCCTTTTGGGATCAATTTTCCTATCATTGGATGTGGTTTGTAATTCGCATTGGctttccacctcttctgattcaTTCTTTAGCTGTTTATTGATCTGCTGCTGCTTCCCCTGCGCTTCTTTCTCATCGTCGTTGATGCTGTTATGATCCGAAGGCGTGGACGGGTTCGACGACGATCCTGTAGGTCCCACcacggcggcggcggcggcggagatTTCATGGGTGGTGAACATGGACATGAATTGTTCGTCGTCAAACCTATCAAACTCGTGATGATTGTTGTTAGCTTGGGAGTGGGAGTGCGGGCCTGAGCCTGGAGGTGCCGCGTAGACGCGGCATTCTTCCTGCATTGGTGCCTCCAGGAAGGTGATAGAGTCGCTGATGGATCTCCGGTGGGATCCCCGTCGCGCCGAAGAGAAGTCGAGGAATTCATCAACCCAACTAGGGTTTTGGGACGTGGTGGCGGCAATGGCATTTCCATTGGGCGCAAAACAGCCGCCCATTGAAGGCGGCATCTTCTGGTGTGAAGAGTCAGGCCAATTGGGTGTCAtgcttggagcttttggaggtAATTGTGCCATAATATTAATATTGCACACAAAATAATGTTAACTGTTTTGTGTATCAATCAAACTCTCGCCTTGGAATGTTGagatgatgagagagagagagagagagaaagagagagatgacttgaaagaaaccaaaccaaaattacAAGAGCTTCAACATAAGCTCCTATATATACCCAGAAAATACACAAAAGGTAATGTTAAAATTACAAGGCAACTTGATTATTGCTCCAGAAACTCTCTtgaaattaatatattatttcaGTGACACCACTCACAGCATACATGATTATCACGTACTCTATCAATTAGATAATTATTACGTGATGTCACCGATTGTAACAGAGAATCTTCTCTCTTAATtagttattttcgtttttttatgTCCAAAGTCTATAAACTCAATATTTGAGCATATATCTTCCTCTCTTTCATTGTATTGGATCTCTAtctatgtatgtgtgtgttgtttGTGTGCAGTGGGGTCACATGGGGAGGGGATTGGACAGCTATCTCCAGCTGGGAGGAGGTTGGGGTTCAACGGTTTTACTGGAAAGTCGCCAGTACTGGTTTAATAACATAACAAGCGGAATCAGCCACCACGTGCCCTTGTGACCGTCTCTTTAGTACGAGAGCTTATAATAATAGAATATACAATAGCCCCTCCCtcgtcatatatatatatatatatatttctgatACTACTCTCCCACATCCAAAGGAACATTCTCGTGTGCAATGCTTTGCATGCAACCCACAGCTACATTTTAAATTTACCATCATCCATTCTGACCGTCTGACCCATCCACATGGGTGAAGGGTTCATGTATCAAATAATGGGAATGGATTCTCActggatcccttcctcctaatccatcaaGTCTGGGGATccgggccattgaaatttgatctaacggctacaaatagggacccactttaaaagttataaaaactttagccgttggatcaaatttcaatggtccggatctccggacttggtggattaggaggaagggatccatagaggatccctttcctcaAATAATAACCCTTAGATCGTCCTTCGAGTAGACGCGACAAATGTGTTGTATTTGTGTCAATTTATTATCTTAACGGGTTTGTGTCGTAGTACTCTACTACCCTGTTAAGCTAATGGGTTGAAAATTCAAACCCTGATACACACACAGAGAATGATCCAATGACATCACAAAAGAAACAcgctttttttttatacaattagTAACACCGAGTGCATATATTAGTAACACTATATGATGATAGGACATACAATCACCCACACGCATTCATTAATTGCATGAAGTTATCCACGCGGTCATGAGTGATTGTACTTGTGGAGACATAAATTAACCACATCCACTATGAGAACAACACGTGGACTATGAGCTTAATACAATGAATTTACCCTTAATGTCGTGAGCAGACCACACATGTAACTATAATGGACTAGGCGTTGCATGTCCTATAGGTCTTGGGCTTTCAAGCTCAGGTAGATATCAAAGTGGCCTTTGAGCTCATAATATCCCCACTCATGCCACTGCACCCTTCATGAGCTCAAGAAAGCAAGGATCGACTCTTCAGAGCCTCCCTTGTGTGTCCCCTACTTTGGCAGGTCATTTGCCAAAGATCATGTCATGCTCCGAACCCAACATACATCCAGGACCGACACGTGACATCACCAAGTAtccgtatatctaacataccccgcctccgAGATACGTACAAGCATAGCTCAAGACTCGGATTTCATAGTAATTTTCGTatgctttatggctgcatctaacctcctcattagactgcctacgtaccctaaatagggatcaagtcattcgtagttcaccatttaTTACACTCCGACGTTTATCACAGTACGTTCAAATCGAAAAGTATAGCATTCCTTAATCAATTATTAGAACTTAACAAAAATGAAGTTACTAGGTTCAAGGCTACACAACAAACCCACATGACATTCAAGGTTCCCATtccatccatcatataaatcactacGTTTTCAACATGATACCACCATCCATAGCATGTAACATATCAAATAACCAACAAACCACAATCTTATTCTCAagccacattgatcaactaaaataatcataatcataacaatcatatccaacatcattccacaatcccatcaattaatcaattcatgaatcaaagatgcatgattttaacatttaactacgttaatcaatcaatgagataacatatcatttcacgaatttaattaaggaactctatataattccctacttggattatgagtaataacatggtaatctaatttatattcacaaggtctattgtgggtaattccaattcactcgaatctagggttctagatGAACCTTATGGAAATGAGTAAGAGCAAGGATTCCaaaccactcaacagaatccaacAACATCGAGTTCcaaaccactcaacggaaccaaaataTCAAGCAGTTTCTTGTAATCTACCCAGACTTGTCACATGTATAATCAATGCCTACATCATGGGAATGGTGCATTGGCAAACCAGGACTCAGATAAGCTGCGAAGCtcgggtgagtgacaataattcaTGTGATAACCAATAAAAAGGAAGGCCATCAATTATAGTTTATAAATCTCAAATATAAGTTtatatttatgaaatcataGTCAAGTCACTAAAAACTCCGAAGGAGCCACCCATACATCCAACAACTTTTTCTAATTCAAACCACAAAGATTCTCAAAACTATCGTTCATAAAtacattaaaaactagggctagaggAATGCAGTTCAGCTAAAGCCTACACAAGTAACCAAACAAGAAGTGGCCCCCCAtagcagattaaccaagcagagcaaCCTCTGAGAAACCatgtaggtagtgaccccccatCGTGAATTAACTAAGTAGAGTCACTCCTACGAATctgttaggcagtgatcacccatcatggattaaccaagcatgatcacccctaagtatGTATGTCTATAAGGATCGCtcatcgcggattaaccaagcacaatccataaatagtatggtcccctatcatggattaaccaagcatgaccaTGGTCCCTTAtcatggattaaccaagcagaaccaCTAGTGACCCCCCTTCATGGATTAACTAAGCAGGGTCATAGGCAATGATCACTCAtcatggattaaccaagcatgatcactcctaaatATATATGGCTAGAAGGATCGCCTATCAcagattaaccaagcgcgaTCCATAAATAGTATGGTCCCCTATCACAAATTGACCAAGCAGGACCTtccatgtaccactgctacatggtgcagacTCGGTGTCACCTAACCCTGTGACACTAGGGTAACGGTCCCCTACTAGCCCTCATGTTTAACAAACATTTTAATATGCACTTCAAATCactttttcacaaatatttccaatCCATgagtcaaatcacatttaataaaaataaatcgatggccaattataaaaatcacattttaatagaaaacacatttataaaaccaagtcatatccacagaggatactaatataagaaaacaaggtaataaccatatcacatatattaaagtcactcatcGAGATAAGTCCATAAAGCCTCACTAAGTCTCTAGTAATACTAACTTTAGTAATTCAAATGGTTcaagacatgttgaccaaaagtcacaCCCTAGCAATTtaatccggaagatccgcacaTCATATTTTGGACCCATAACTTCCTAAGTTCCACATTATGCTCATAGAACAACATAATAAAATCTCATCGCGATCTGacagtcggatctccgccaatcacAAATTCAAGTGCCAAtcaacttttaattttacaaacttagaaatctaattcaggaagatccgtacttcagattcccgatccgtcagttcctaatatcctcaaatattaggTTCTATAACACATTAAAATTTGGTGACAAACCAACGGTCTGATCATCGATTCATATAATTATCAAGTGGCGTATTATAATGAAAAtaggttcaaacaatcaaatttcATCATGCGGGTATCAAATTTGAAATTATGTCATCCAATTTAACTAATAAAGGCATCATTGGCCCACTGGCCACATGCCGCCGCAGGTGGTGCTCGGCCACCCCGACTCGCtggaaaattcaattatttccaaaaattaccaaattttacaagcaAGTAGATCTCAATGAAGGGAGCAATTTCCATACCTGGGCCAAAGTCCAATTCAGCTGGGCTTGAATTTGCCCACGAACCACTGGAACCCTAGATTTGGGTGTACTTTGATTCGACTCCAACAAGCTTTGATGCCTCAACCCACCCCTGGGCTTTGTTCCTAGATTCAAGAGGAGTTGAAAATGGGTGGTGGTCGACGGTGAGGCTTTCGGAATCGGTTGATCGCCGACCTCAAACCCATCACACCCACCATGCGGTTTCCACATAATCAAGGCCAAAAACTCTCAGATTTTTTGTGGAAGTGGGAGAATAGAGGTCATGGTAGAGTGTACAAGTGACAGCTGAGggaaattcattaaaaaaattgacaaaaatcGATAGAAACCGTCGTCAAGAATCGGGTCAAAATCGGGTCTAAAACAGGTCGAAAAGATGATCCATATTGGGTGGTTTTATGTCCCTCCTTTCCCCTCCTTACTCTCTTTTCTTATTGGTCTGTTCCCCCACCTttcctcctttcttttctttccttcctaTCTCCCACTGCCATCTGGCAGATTCTagtctctctttttcttttattttttattttttattttttattttttttaactaattataaaaaccaaactttataactaaataattaaaattctaatattaacaaaaatatagttaataaaacctaatagatatgaaatacgtaaattaaataatgaaatttcGAGGACGGAATTTCACAGATCGTGCCTATTACTACAGATTTGCTGAAGTGGTATGCTAAATAAGATTGGCACCATTCTAGAAAAACAACAGATGACTAACTAGCATGGTATGAAACCCTATTGTTAGTCAGCATACGAGGGGTCTCGTTTATTAAAGTCAGGTCAACTAGAGAAACTGACCATTTACAGAATTTGTATCCACGGTACTTACAAAAACCGACCATTTACAGAATTTAACATTCCATCAAAGATAGCAAATATTCATACACGAATGAGGGATTGTTCTCGCTTATCGCAAAACGGTAAAGAATGATTGTTAGGGAAGTTTTTTTCGTCGTAGTTATTAGAGATTTGAAGAACGAAAAATTCATGACTTCAGCAACTAGAGCTGAAATAAAAAGAGTCCCTGTAGCATCAGCGGAATTAATGCATTCTTCAATCCAATTGCCGAAATGGAGTAAAGTGAGACACAAACCAGTATTACAAGGGACAAAGTAAGGTATAATAGAGTGTAGGGAGTAAAGCGAGATTTCATGTATGACATAAGGGACAGAGCAAAGATAAGTCATAAATAACTACCACACTTAAAAGTGATAAGGGGTTGGTCTAGTGAAAAGTGGGCAAAGATTTACCTTTGACTCAAGTTCAAACACCTATGTATGAATTTTTTTGGGCCACTGTCTCTATTGTGGCCTAATGTTTGATATGGGGACTAAAAGTATGATGCTACATAAAAAGAAAGAATAGTCTACCATAGATATGTGGTGAAATACCTCTTATATtagaaagataaaaataaaaaataaaaaaaacataaaggaTTTTTATTACTGATGGtacctgaaattgacccacatcatcaagatggtccctaaaattgaaaatcgatcaatgtagtccctgcaAATAGGTTTTGCAAATCAATGCGGTCTTTTTGtcacaattctgtcaaaaattCTGTTATATGCTGATGTGtcactgtagacatcgaaatttcggtaaataaatgttgaccgataaatcaaagtgtcaacgctcatgtattgcataaattttacacgtagcatgtgactcaacgaaaattgaaatgagttggaaaagtcatcaaataagacacgtgtcaacacctggcagaaacgacttatttcatctgggatattatattcaaaattaggtcttggaaaattctataaatacaagcccatttcattcatttggggggaccaattcatatgacaccttgaagctctgaagctctgaagctctgaaactccgaagctctcaagcatccaggttcccgaagaatcaagaaagccttcttcgttcttcgttcatccaccttcaagatcaagccccgacggcccttgaagaaagcgttcttcgttcttcgttcatcgttcttccaagatcaagccccaacggccctttggatcaacaatcatccaccaattcaagatcaagccccgacggccccttgaagaaagtgttcttcgttcttcgttcatcgttcttccaagatcaagccccaacggcccttggatcaaccatccaccaattcaagatcaagcctcaacgaccccttgaagaaagcgttcatcgttcatcaactgttcatcctcaaggatcaacccccaacggcccctttggATCGACAACATCAACGAATCCGCTCATCCGCTGTTcatcaagcccaagcctcgacggcccttgaaggaagcgttcatcgttcatcactgttcttcgagatcaagcccaaaagctctcGAAGATCTTTTCGagcccaaaagccctcggaaatccgttcatcactgttcttcaagatcaagcccaaaaggccttgaagatccgttcatcctcgttcatccaagatcaagcctcgacggcccttggatcaatcgcacatcccacaaatcaacaccttacggagatcgaatcagaggacaaattagagagagattgtaacccaaaatcatcaaatacaaatatttgtttgtgcacgtttgttcttgtctctttcgtttcaggaattttccgtgttcacaaattggcacgcccagtgggacaatctctacctctcatctctttctccgttcaaggaatccaagcacacctcaaagtcaatggcatcaagcaagggacaagccgttcttgcaaccactgagggaaggatcctaagcacttctgccgcaaatggacaatccattggcgccacaaccgctcctcaacatgccatttcaaaattggtgccgctaaaagagcaagggAAGCATCCAAGGTGTGAGTCtatcatcaacctgacctcgctgggggcaccgaagcatcatgctgaggcacacaagatgacatcccaaagcagccaacgacgttcttcatcagcatcctggatgtctaaaggaaagtcacgtctattggtcgcacaagtcatgactattGGCATTACCTCCGTTGAAGAACAACTAGCTCAAATGAAAGAAGCAattgcaaggctaacccgaactgtggaagaaaaagacttgcaaattgcagcactcgtCAATCGACTAGAGGCGCAGgacggcgagaaccccaacccagagaatgatccactaaagagaagagatgacgaagaagaagagcctcaggtggagaaaaacgatgtgaagccggagccagaccaagcagcggcactcatgggatctctttctatccagcagctgcagaagatgatcaccaacaccatcaaggcacagtacgaagggagctcacatacctcattgttctactcgaagccctattccaagaagattgatgccctaaggatgccaatgggttatcaaccaccaaagttcatgcagtttgatggaaaaggaaacccaaagcagcatgttgcacatttcgtcgaaacttgcaacaacgcggggacggagggagactacctcgccaagcagtttgtgcgctcgctgaaaggaaatgcctttgagtggtacacggacctagagcccgagtccatcaacagctgggagcaattagagcgggaattcctcaaccgtttctacagcacccgccgcactgtgagcatgctagagctaacaagcacaaagcagtggaaggacgagccagtcattgactacatcaacagatggcgcactctaagcctcgactgtaaagacaggctctcggaaacctcttcaatcgagatgtgcatccaaggcatgcaatggggtttgcaatacatccttcaaggcattaaaccgcggaccttcgaggaattggccactcgcgcccatgacatgga
This window harbors:
- the LOC126634168 gene encoding basic leucine zipper 34-like, producing MAQLPPKAPSMTPNWPDSSHQKMPPSMGGCFAPNGNAIAATTSQNPSWVDEFLDFSSARRGSHRRSISDSITFLEAPMQEECRVYAAPPGSGPHSHSQANNNHHEFDRFDDEQFMSMFTTHEISAAAAAVVGPTGSSSNPSTPSDHNSINDDEKEAQGKQQQINKQLKNESEEVESQCELQTTSNDRKIDPKRVKRILANRQSAQRSRVRKLQYISELERSVTSLQVEVSVLSPRVAFFDHQRLLLNVDNSALKQRIAALAQDKIFKDAHQEALKREIERLRQVYHQQNVKKMEKVAQSPTSLTPRSDTISNPPPDQTEHLLNVSSS